One window from the genome of Saccharicrinis carchari encodes:
- a CDS encoding (2Fe-2S)-binding protein, translating into MSKFKDRDFVCKHMMLRKQDLVKAIHDKQLKTVDDVQDETGAATICGACYDDVEEILHEELEKERKLKLLRG; encoded by the coding sequence ATGAGCAAATTTAAAGATAGAGATTTTGTATGTAAGCATATGATGCTCCGAAAGCAGGATTTGGTAAAAGCCATACACGATAAACAACTAAAAACGGTGGACGATGTGCAGGATGAGACCGGTGCTGCCACCATTTGCGGAGCTTGCTACGATGATGTGGAGGAGATATTGCATGAAGAACTGGAAAAAGAAAGGAAGTTGAAATTGCTTCGCGGATAG
- a CDS encoding AAA family ATPase, protein MEQSVDIRELNERIKNESSFVDLLTIEMNKVIVGQKHLVEGLLIGLLSDGHILLEGVPGLAKTLAINTLATIVDADFSRIQFTPDLLPADLLGTMIYSQKNEEFIIKKGPIFTNFVLADEINRAPAKVQSALLEAMQERQVTIGETTHKLQEPFLVMATQNPIEQEGTYPLPEAQVDRFMLKVVIDYPKKEEEQMIIRHNLAQSFPKASCILKPEDILRARKVVKDVYMDEKIEKYIVDIVFATRFPSQYKLEKYEEMISYGCSPRASINLSMAAKAYAFIKRRGYVIPEDVRAVCHDVMRHRIGLSYEAEANNITSVDVINDILNTVEVP, encoded by the coding sequence ATGGAGCAATCTGTTGATATTAGGGAGTTAAACGAAAGGATAAAAAACGAAAGTTCGTTTGTAGATTTGTTGACCATTGAAATGAACAAGGTCATCGTAGGCCAAAAACATCTGGTAGAGGGTTTGTTAATTGGCTTGTTGAGCGATGGCCACATCCTGCTGGAGGGAGTGCCGGGATTAGCAAAAACATTAGCCATCAACACCTTAGCCACTATTGTGGATGCCGATTTTAGCCGGATACAATTTACACCGGATTTGCTGCCTGCCGACCTTTTGGGTACGATGATTTATAGCCAAAAGAACGAAGAGTTTATTATTAAAAAAGGGCCTATCTTCACCAATTTTGTACTGGCCGACGAAATAAACCGTGCCCCGGCCAAAGTACAAAGCGCCTTACTTGAAGCCATGCAGGAGCGTCAGGTAACCATTGGCGAAACCACGCACAAATTGCAAGAACCCTTTTTGGTGATGGCCACGCAAAACCCCATTGAGCAGGAAGGAACTTACCCTCTTCCTGAAGCACAGGTTGACCGGTTTATGCTCAAGGTTGTTATCGACTATCCCAAAAAAGAGGAGGAACAAATGATTATCCGACACAATCTGGCACAATCATTCCCTAAAGCATCGTGCATTTTAAAACCCGAGGATATCCTCCGCGCCCGTAAAGTGGTAAAGGATGTTTATATGGACGAAAAAATTGAAAAGTACATCGTTGATATTGTTTTTGCTACTCGTTTCCCATCGCAATATAAACTAGAGAAATATGAGGAGATGATTTCGTACGGTTGTTCGCCTCGTGCCAGTATCAACCTGTCAATGGCAGCTAAGGCCTATGCTTTTATCAAACGCCGGGGGTATGTGATACCTGAAGATGTTCGCGCTGTTTGCCACGATGTGATGCGCCACAGGATTGGACTCTCTTACGAGGCGGAGGCCAATAATATTACTTCGGTAGATGTGATCAACGACATATTAAATACGGTGGAAGTTCCTTAA